A single window of Aphidius gifuensis isolate YNYX2018 linkage group LG1, ASM1490517v1, whole genome shotgun sequence DNA harbors:
- the LOC122857707 gene encoding uncharacterized protein LOC122857707: protein MTDYKRDVVRELHAPARKNFVRRKVDIRDKDETWQADLVEMIEHSKVNSGYNYILTVIDIFSKFSWAVGLKNKTGKEVSAAMELIFKKGRICKNLHVDQGTEFSNSTFKTMLKEYNVHMYSTFTDLKASIYARKL from the exons ATGACTGATTATAAAAGAGACGTTGTACGTGAGTTACATGCTccagcaagaaaaaattttgtacgACGTAAAGTTGACATTCGTGATAAGGATGAAACATGGCAAGCTGATCTTGTAGAAATGATTGAACATTCAAAGGTTAATTCTggttacaattatattttaacagtcattgatattttctcGAAATTCAGCTGGGCTGTTggactcaaaaataaaactggaaaagaGGTATCAGCAGCAATGgaattaatatttaagaaAGGTCGAATATGCAAAAATCTTCATGTGGATCAAGGAACAGAATTTTCtaattcaacatttaaaacaatgttAAAAGAATATAATGTTCATATGTATTCAACATTTACCGATTTGAAAGCATCAATA tatgcaagaaaattataa